One part of the Vicia villosa cultivar HV-30 ecotype Madison, WI linkage group LG6, Vvil1.0, whole genome shotgun sequence genome encodes these proteins:
- the LOC131611359 gene encoding mitochondrial outer membrane protein porin 6-like → MKCSSHKGFSENSQGERICRICHLAFGPASDAAIVVSASATSGDFIQLGCVCKDELDIAHVYCAEVWFKLKGSRLCEICGETEKNVSGVTTNGVMEEWNDRRFSGDIAAQIKHNNKSLHFKVDTESNVLTIFTLTDFVTSAKVVAFIRLPDYKSGKIEVQYLHDHAGFTTAVDLSRNPAIDFSVTIGTPDLQDDCEDRDLLNGLSEDILELSSSG, encoded by the exons ATGAAGTGCAGTAGTCACAAAGGGTTTTCTGAGAATTCACAAGGTGAGAGGATTTGTAGGATTTGTCATCTGGCTTTTGGACCTGCGTCAGATGCAGCAATTGTCGTAAGTGCGAGCGCTACGAGTGGAGATTTTATTCAACTTGGTTGCGTGTGTAAAGACGAGCTCGACATTGCTCATGTTTATTGTGCTGAAGTGTGGTTCAAGCTAAAGGGAAGCAG ATTATGTGAAATATGTGGCGAGACTGAAAAAAATGTCTCGGGTGTTACTACTAACGGAGTTATGGAAGAGTGGAATGATAGAAGA TTCTCCGGAGATATTGCTGCTCAAATTAAGCACAATAACAAATCTCTTCATTTCAAAGTTGATACTGAATCAAAT GTGTTGACGATATTTACTCTCACAGATTTCGTGACTTCTGCTAAAGTCGTTGCTTTTATTCGATTACCTGATTACAAATCCGGCAAG ATTGAAGTTCAATATCTTCATGATCATGCTGGTTTTACTACTGCTGTTGATTTGAGTCGCAACCCTGCTATTGATTTTTCTGTGACAATTGGTACTCCTG ATCTTCAGGACGACTGTGAAGATAGGGATTTATTGAATGGACTTAGTGAAGATATCTTAGAACTTTCATCGTCTGGTTGA